Proteins encoded together in one Penicillium digitatum chromosome 1, complete sequence window:
- a CDS encoding NmrA-like family protein: protein MSAKIGIFPASGALGSSIVNHLAKLVPASDLVLSAQRPEKLHDLKQAGATSQDAAIKSGVKYIFYSSLGFGGNLTDQTIAHVMGAHIATEKYLSSLQDKLSYTIVREGLYTESFPIYTAFFDPQNPVDEVTIPHSGTGPGVACIKRDELGEASANLIASYVNDPTSFEYSNTAVLLSGSQEISLVESVEIIGRAIGKPLKIREISIDEHVKLPQIGDQHTYKGVNPSRDWATAWDAIRQGEAAIVTPALREVLGREPESYETTVKALFG from the exons ATGAGTGCCAAAATAGGTATCTTCCCCGCCTCTGGGGCCCTTGGATCAAGCATCGTGAACCACCTGGCGAAACTAGTCCCAGCATCCGACCTAGTTCTGAGTGCTCAACGCCCCGAGAAACTGCACGACCTCAAGCAAGCTGGTGCCACG AGTCAAG ATGCAGCCATAAAGAGCGGCGTCAAGTACATCTTCTACTCCTCTCTTGGATTCGGCGGTAATCTGACTGACCAAACCATCGCCCATGTGATGGGCGCTCACATCGCTACAGAGAAATACCTCTCTTCCCTGCAGGATAAGCTATCCTATACTATAGTCCGCGAGGGTCTCTACACTGAATCCTTCCCGATTTATACCGCATTCTTCGATCCGCAGAATCCAGTGGACGAGGTGACGATCCCTCACTCGGGTACAGGCCCGGGCGTGGCATGTATCAAGCGCGATGAGCTTGGCGAGGCATCCGCTAATCTGATTGCCTCGTATGTCAATGACCCGACCAGCTTCGAGTACTCGAACACGGCTGTTCTGCTCTCTGGGTCTCAGGAGATCTCTCTTGTGGAGTCAGTTGAGATTATCGGTCGGGCGATTGGGAAACCGCTCAAGATTCGTGAGATCTCTATCGATGAGCATGTGAAGCTTCCTCAGATTGGAGATCAACACACATACAAGGGGGTGAATCCGTCGAGGGACTGGGCTACGGCCTGGGATGCTATCAGGCAGGGTGAGGCTGCAATTGTGACTCCGGCGCTACGCGAGGTCTTGGGGCGTGAACCGGAGAGCTACGAAACTACTGTGAAGGCGCTGTTTGGGTGA
- a CDS encoding Helix-loop-helix DNA-binding, with product MACNRSNEIPNLSIDQGTYLSQHLSPQSRPADYFDRPDPLAANWSYDNAIDLFSINPTDMEPVSFDFADSLTNLESKDLFSDPFASSGISGFSMPEDAASLSSEFESDDQTWPSAVARHSIDSNTFETQSTNQSTNYTSSQLPTQSKARSSSTRWSSSPEMKEEEITTPQPSKPTSRKTRSFSRDSTRSSTGGQDPQMRNAAKRAAHNIIEKRYRTNMNAKFVSLEQAISPSGVQKHSKVGAGSLKKSEILTNALTYIDGIQQENQALHKELALLKQNLLPGGIWRHAKNPRL from the exons ATGGCTTGCAACCGATCCAATGAGATCCCCAATCTCTCCATAGACCAGGGGACCTACCTCAGCCAACATCTGAGTCCCCAGTCTCGACCTGCCGACTACTTCGACAGGCCCGACCCTCTCGCTGCCAACTGGAGCTATGACAACGCCATTGACCTGTTCTCCATCAACCCCACAGATATGGAGCCCGTCTCATTCGACTTCGCAGACAGTCTGACGAACCTTGAATCCAAGGATCTCTTCAGTGACCCATTTGCTAGCTCTGGGATTAGTGGCTTTTCCATGCCCGAAGATGCGGCTTCACTATCATCG GAGTTCGAAAGTGACGACCAAACATGGCCATCCGCTGTTGCCCGCCATTCCATCGACTCGAACACATTTGAAACACAGTCGACAAACCAATCCACAAACTACACCTCTTCTCAACTTCCAACACAGAGCAAGGCTCgctcatcttcaacaagaTGGTCATCGAGTCCAGAGatgaaggaagaagagattACTACGCCCCAACCCTCCAAACCCACATCCCGCAAGACCCGCAGCTTTTCCCGAGATTCAACCCGCTCATCAACGGGCGGTCAAGACCCTCAGATGCGGAATGCCGCTAAGCGTGCCGCCCATAACATCATCGAGAAGCGCTACCGCACCAACATGAACGCCAAATTTGTTTCTCTCGAGCAAGCCATCTCCCCCTCGGGTGTTCAGAAgcattccaaggttggcGCGGGGTCTCTCAAAAAGTCCGAGATTCTAACCAATGCTCTTACCTACATCGATGGTATCCAGCAGGAGAACCAGGCTCTGCACAAGGAGCTCGCACTTCTCAAGCAAAACTTGCTGCCGGGAGGTATCTGGCGCCATGCTAAAAATCCTCGATTATGA
- a CDS encoding Aquaporin — MLFKKRHSSDTSTIGGSMATGGHGQLPMLRLPDKLRYNLLCLMGEFVGTFLFLFFSFAGTQVSNTPMPPPGSPPNTSNLMYSALCFGFALTVNVWAFFRVTGGLFNPAVTLALCLSGGMPPLRGLCVFPAQLVAGIAAAGVVSALFPGPLNCATRLGGGASISQGLFIEMFLTAQLVFVIIMLAVVKHKSTYLAPVGIGLAFFVAELVGDYFTGGSLNPARSLGPDVINRSFPGYHWIYWVGPLLGSLLASGFYKLLRLVRWERINPGQDYNEEEVARKESSIGSEHTITANVPSPLSPRRDVPFDENV; from the exons ATGCTGTTCAAGAAACGCCACTCATCCGATACCTCGACAATTGGAGGGTCCATGGCTACGGGAGGACATGGCCAGCTGCCCATGCTGCGGCTACCGGACAAGCTGCGGTATAACTTGCTCTGCCTGATGGGCGAGTTCGTGGGGACTTTTCTgttcctcttcttttctttcgcGGGTACACAGGTGTCCAATACCCCAATGCCGCCACCTGGCTCCCCGCCGAATACTTCGAACTTAATGTACTCAGCGCTGTGTTTTGGATTCGCTCTAACCGTCAATGTCTGGGCGTTCTTCCGAGTCACGGGTGGTCTCTTCAACCCGGCG GTTACGCTTGCTCTCTGCCTGAGCGGTGGTATGCCCCCTCTTCGGGGGTTGTGTGTATTCCCTGCGCAACTGGTCGCCGGAATTGCTGCTGCAGGCGTGGTGAGTGCCCTGTTTCCGGGCCCGCTCAACTGCGCAACACGACTCGGCGGTGGCGCATCGATTTCGCAAGGACTCTTCATTGAGATGTTCTTGACGGCGCAGCTTGTCTTCGTCATTATCATGTTGGCGGTGGTGAAGCACAAGTCCACCTATTTAGCTCCAGTCGGAATTGGTCTGGCTTTCTTTGTTGCAGAATTGGTTG GTGATTACTTTACCGGAGGATCTCTGAACCCTGCTCGCTCCCTCGGACCGGATGTGATCAACCGCTCGTTTCCGGGATACCATTGGATCTATTGGGTTGGTCCATTGCTCGGATCCCTTCTGGCCTCTGGATTTTACAAACTCCTTCGTCTTGTGCGCTGGGAAAGGATCAACCCTGGCCAGGATTATAACGAGGAAGAGGTAGCTAGAAAAGAGTCGTCGATTGGCTCAGAGCATACCATCACCGCCAATGTCCCTTCACCCCTAAGTCCGAGAAGAGACGTTCCGTTCGATGAGAATGTTTAA
- a CDS encoding cytochrome P450 — protein sequence MSTTSTSSVSATTACGGSVWQIPTTDAACAAVVSGNMTDVMDACCQKAKVSKYDNDCGIYCLAQGQNVDELQSCLTSRSGNYHNVFCNAALNATATATATGSKSTSSRTGTSTHSSATSTSTNAASAKQPIPKSGVGMIGLLFGSALMAVIS from the coding sequence ATGTCTACCACTTCCACCTCGTCCGTGAGCGCAACCACTGCTTGTGGCGGCAGCGTCTGGCAAATCCCCACGACCGATGCAGCCTGTGCGGCTGTTGTTAGTGGGAACATGACCGATGTGATGGATGCTTGCTGCCAAAAAGCCAAGGTTTCCAAGTACGACAATGACTGCGGCATCTACTGTCTCGCCCAGGGCCAAAATGTCGACGAGCTCCAGTCTTGCCTTACCAGCAGGAGTGGCAATTACCACAACGTCTTCTGCAACGCTGCTCTCAATGCGACCGCCACTGCCACAGCAACCGGCTCCAAGTCCACTTCCTCGCGCACCGGTACCAGCACACACTCGTCTGCCACCTCGACTTCCACAAATGCCGCTAGTGCGAAGCAGCCAATTCCCAAATCTGGCGTAGGAATGATTGGGCTCCTTTTCGGCTCTGCTTTGATGGCGGTTATCTCTTAA
- a CDS encoding GABA permease (Uga4), putative, which produces MCSVDYTLALMILSCVSISRGDGWSASRGVIYAVYVGLILFHGLCGSLGGRLMPRIQTFCIYINIALVVATVIALPVGKVIRGGSLNSGHYVYGRIDNETTWPAGWAFMLAWLAPIWSIGSFDSCVHMSEEAMHASKAVPLGIIWSAGSASVLGFLVLSIIAATMNPDVSATISTKFGQPMAQIYYDAVGREGALAFMAVLCIIQFLVGLSLIVLPPCQPAVSDQLALFSLFVASNYLSWGTPIFCRLVWGEERFTPGEFYTGRYSRPIAWVAVVYLLFGVILSVFPTEGPSPTPSNMNYTIVINGFVWFGCMAYYFLFARRWYIGPHMTVDESASTASDNIIFVPAPHALPTEALGSFDHK; this is translated from the exons ATGTGTTCGGTGGACT ATACCCTCGCACTCATGATCCTCTCCTGCGTGTCGATATCACGGGGAGATGGATGGTCTGCCTCGCGCGGCGTCATCTATGCTGTTTACGTCGGCCTAATCCTCTTCCACGGGCTTTGCGGTTCCTTGGGTGGACGTTTGATGCCAAGAATCCAGACATTTTGCATCTATATTAACATTGCCCTCGTCGTTGCGACTGTAATCGCTTTGCCGGTTGGAAAAGTGATACGAGGTGGGTCCCTTAACTCTGGCCATTACGTCTATGGTCGTATCGACAACGAGACTACATGGCCGGCCGGATGGGCATTTATGTTGGCATGGCTCGCTCCAATTTGGTCAATCGGCTCATTTGACTCATGTGTGCACATGAGCGAAGAAGCTATGCATGCATCCAAGGCTGTACCTCTTGGAATCATCTGGTCGGCAGGTTCGGCATCTGTGCTTGGCTTCTTAGTGCTGTCCATCATTGCTGCTACGATGAACCCGGACGTAAGCGCGACAATCAGCACAAAGTTCGGTCAGCCAATGGCTCAAATTTACTATGACGCAGTAGGCAGAGAGGGTGCTTTGGCATTTATGGCTGTACTCTGCATCATTCAGTTCCTCGTCGGTCTCAGCTTGATT GTTCTTCCGCCATGTCA GCCTGCTGTGTCTGATCAACTTGCCCTATTCTCGCTATTTGTAGCAAGCAACTATCTATCATGGGGCACCCCGATATTCTGCCGCTTGGTCTGGGGCGAGGAAAGGTTCACCCCCGGAGAGTTCTACACCGGCCGGTACAGTAGACCTATTGCATGGGTGGCCGTTGTCTATCTCCTTTTTGGGGTGATCTTGTCTGTATTCCCGACAGAGGGTCCCAGTCCAACTC CGTCCAACATGAACTACACCATCGTAATCAACGGCTTCGTTTGGTTTGGGTGTATGGCTTATTATTTCCTTTTCGCACGGCGATGGTACATTGGACCCCATATGACTGTCGACGAGAGTGCTTCTACTGCTTCAGACAATATCATTTTCGTACCAGCTCCCCATGCGCTCCCTACCGAGGCACTCGGATCTTTTGACCACAAGTAA
- a CDS encoding Amino acid/polyamine transporter I, producing MDLESNSQSLKPPLTDQNVQDAQDLAALGHSQALARKFDVWSMLALAFCVLGTYSTFAQDLSSGLTNGGSITILWGLVLVTACNLCVALSLGELTSSMPTALGQAYWVYRLWNTPLGRFVSYMCAWINTFGWWTLTASQVAFMTEFLLGMKTMFNPEWDGANKGWLNFVVYIGVVFVLTLINVVSCRKEKILPWLNNFVGVWFFGLFIVLSLVLLISVGTKSHLSFQPASFAFGAWKNETGWGDGVVWFTGLVQAAYGLTAFDSVIHMVEEIPAPRKNAPRVIWMAVLFGAVTGFIFMVVCLFCIQDVDRVVNADLPFMELVVETVGVKGAAVLIAMFIFNGLGQGISILTTASRLTWGFARDGGVPFSKYFSHVDPVWQVPARALWGQSIVIGIVGILYLFANTVLEAILSVSTIALTVSYAMPIFALLITGREKLPPGPFQLGRIGPWLNWVSIFYCIITTIFFLFPGSPNPAPSDMNFAIAVFGVMLVIAVSFWFIQGNRTYLSTEDAIASMVYAHHLEINEPGVDEPVSAVQDPVVVDEK from the exons ATGGATCTGGAGTCGAATTCGCAATCCCTCAAGCCACCGCTGACGGATCAGAATGTGCAAGATGCGCAGGATCTCGCTGCGCTGGGTCATTCCCAGGCTTTGGCGCGGAAGTTCGATGTATGGAGTATGCTGGCGCTCGCCTTTTGTGTGCTTG GAACCTATTCGACCTTCGCTCAGGATCTTAGTAGTGGTCTAACCAATGGTGGCTCTATCACTATCCTCTGGGGCCTGGTGCTGGTCACAGCATGTAACCTGTGTGTGGCGCTCTCGCTGGGCGAATTGACTAGCAGCATGCCCACGGCCCTTGGTCAGGCCTACTGGGTATACCGACTGTGGAACACACCATTGGGCCGATTCGTCTCGTACATGTGTGCATGGATCAATACATTTGGATGGTGGACCTTGACTGCGTCGCAGGTCGCCTTCATGACTGAATTCCTGCTGGGCATGAAGACCATGTTTAATCCCGAGTGGGATGGAGCCAACAAGGGATGGCTCAATTTTGTTGTATACATAGGGGTGGTCTTCGTGCTGACCCTGATCAACGTCGTCAGCTGCCGCAAGGAGAAGATCCTGCCCTGGCTTAACAACTTTGTTGGAGTGTGGTTCTTCGGCCTGTTCATTGTGCTCTCTCTTGTGCTGCTCATCTCGGTCGGAACCAAGAGTCACTTGTCATTCCAGCCCGCTTCGTTCGCGTTTGGTGCTTGGAAGAATGAAACTGGCTGGGGCGACGGTGTGGTTTGGTTTACCGGGTTAGTACAGGCAGCATACGGGTTGACCGCGTTCGACTCGGTCATCCATATGGTGGAGGAAATCCCTGCGCCACGGAAGAATGCCCCACGAGTCATCTGGATGGCCGTCTTGTTTGGTGCCGTGACTGGATTCATTTTCATGGTGGTTTGCCTGTTCTGCATCCAGGATGTGGACCGTGTCGTCAACGCCGACCTCCCTTTCATGGAGCTTGTGGTCGAGACTGTTGGGGTGAAAGGGGCCGCTGTACTGATTGCAATGTTCATCTTCAATGGTTTAGGCCAGGGCATCAGTATCCTCACCACTGCCTCCCGTTTGACCTGGGGCTTTGCCCGTGACGGTGGTGTGCCTTTCAGCAAGTATTTCAGCCACGTCGACCCCGTGTGGCAAGTCCCTGCCCGCGCTCTTTGGGGTCAGAGCATCGTCATCGGTATCGTGGGCATTCTATACCTCTTTGCCAACACCGTGCTTGAAGCGATTCTCAGCGTCAGCACCATCGCCCTGACTGTCTCGTACGCGATGCCTATTTTCGCCTTGCTCATCACCGGTCGTGAGAAATTGCCTCCAGGTCCATTCCAGCTCGGTCGCATTGGTCCGTGGTTGAACTGGGTCAGTATCTTCTACTGTATCATCACTACAATTTTCTTCCTGTTCCCTGGGAGCCCAAACCCGGCACCCAGCGATATGAACTTTGCCATTGCCGTCTTTGGTGTCATGTTGGTCATTGCTGTTTCATTCTGGTTCATCCAAGGCAACCGAACCTACCTCTCGACCGAAGATGCCATCGCCTCAATGGTCTACGCCCATCATCTGGAAATAAATGAGCCAGGTGTTGATGAGCCTGTTTCGGCCGTTCAAGATCCGGTCGTTGTTGATGAGAAGTGA
- a CDS encoding Short-chain dehydrogenase/reductase SDR has protein sequence MSSIAKTVIATGTSSGLGFEAIKQLLQQAQPYSFILGVRDTEKTRVAYDDLKFDASKHSVSILPLDLLDLKSVQSFAKQALSELGQRPLNYLFLIAGFINSAEGPGPHGSQWCESYVVNHLAQHFLTHQFSETLSASHSRIVIVSSGAIRNVREGDPRTLDIDLKANSGANARVVYSASKFTQLLGAHYWRRSLPDCTVVAVSPGLIPDTKLAQHSSLGLTMDMPDAKTVPEGAQNILRAVTADDLPADPEQIFLTSWGEWWPKDVYASSLDPALQDKWCLSKEDIEKSESVFNR, from the exons ATGTCCTCGATCGCAAAAACTGTAATCGCGACCGGCACCTCGTCGGGCTTG GGATTTGAAGCAATCAAGCAGCTACTCCAACAGGCACAGCCATACAGCTTCATTCTAGGGGTTCGTGACACGGAAAAGACACGTGTCGCGTACGATGATCTCAAATTCGATGCTTCCAAGCACAGCGTCTCTATCTTGCCCTTGGATCTTTTAGATCTAAAGAGCGTGCAGTCCTTTGCCAAGCAAGCCCTCTCTGAATTGGGTCAAAGGCCGTTGAATTATCTTTTCCTTATTGCGGGCTTCATTAACAGCGCCGAGGGACCGGGACCCCATGGCTCTCAATGGTGTGAATCCTACGTGGTCAATCATCTGG CCCAGCACTTTCTGACCCACCAATTTTCTGAGACTCTATCTGCCTCACACTCACGCATAGTCATTGTATCGTCGGGTGCAATTCGTAATGTGAGAGAAGGCGACCCGA GGACTCTTGACATCGATCTAAAGGCGAACTCCGGTGCGAATGCAAGAGTAGTGTACAGTGCATCGAAATTCACCCAGCTTCTGGGTGCACACTACTGGCGTCGCAGCCTCCCAGATTGCACAGTCGTGGCTGTCTCACCAGGTCTCATCCCCGACACTAAGCTTGCCCAGCATTCGAGCTTAGGTTTAACCATGGATATGCCCGATGCCAAGACCGTGCCAGAGG GCGCCCAAAATATCCTTCGCGCGGTCACGGCCGATGATCTCCCCGCTGATCCGGAACAGATTTTCTTGACTAGCTGGGGTGAATGGTGGCCCAAGGATGTCTATGCCTCGAGCCTTGATCCTGCGTTGCAAGATAAATGGTGTTTGAGCAAGGAGGACATCGAAAAGTCCGAGTCTGTGTTCAATCGGTAG
- a CDS encoding Bacterial hemoglobin yields the protein MSSNPGMTPNQIALIKATVPVLAEHGNTITTVFYRNMLEAHPELNTVFNTANQVNGHQPRALAGALYAYASHIDDLGALSSAVELICNKHASLYIQPDDYKIVGKYLLEAMGEVLGAALTPEILDAWGTAYWQLADILIGREKQLYEQAEGWTDWRDFKIVNKVKESEEITSFYLAPVDEKPLPVFQPGQYISVQTHVPALKCLQARQYSLSDQPKPDYYRISVKRELGLNPAAPGAAAHPGYISNVLHDTFNIGDKLKVSHPCGDFFLTPVDSEAGNPIVLISAGVGLTPLTSMLNTLISKSPTTRKLHFIHGARSSGARAFKEHISELTTPFPSIRTTFFTSHPSEGEKEGVDYDHAGRVDLTKVDDQGLFLDDAKTDYYICGPGKFMIDVESGLKARGVGADRIKMELFGTGGIPH from the coding sequence ATGAGTTCCAATCCAGGAATGACCCCAAACCAAATTGCGCTCATCAAGGCGACGGTTCCGGTTCTCGCAGAACATGGCAACACCATCACGACCGTCTTCTATCGCAATATGCTCGAAGCCCACCCGGAGCTGAACACCGTATTTAACACTGCCAATCAGGTCAACGGCCATCAGCCTCGTGCGTTGGCTGGTGCACTCTACGCATATGCGTCGCACATCGATGATCTCGGCGCACTTAGCTCAGCGGTTGAGTTGATCTGCAACAAGCACGCCTCTCTGTATATCCAGCCCGACGATTACAAGATCGTTGGAAAGTACCTCCTCGAAGCTATGGGCGAGGTGCTTGGCGCAGCATTGACCCCGGAAATTCTCGACGCATGGGGCACAGCCTACTGGCAGCTCGCCGATATCTTGATCGGCCGCGAAAAGCAGCTTTATGAACAAGCCGAGGGCTGGACTGACTGGAGGGATTTCAAGATCGTGAACAAAGTCAAGGAATCCGAGGAAATCACATCCTTCTATCTCGCTCCTGTCGATGAAAAGCCATTGCCGGTCTTCCAGCCCGGCCAGTACATCTCCGTTCAAACGCACGTCCCCGCTCTCAAGTGCCTGCAGGCTAGACAGTACTCTCTCAGCGACCAGCCAAAGCCGGACTACTATCGCATCAGCGTGAAAAGAGAATTGGGCCTCAACCCAGCTGCTCCAGGTGCTGCCGCCCATCCGGGTTACATCTCGAATGTGCTACATGACACATTCAACATCGGCGACAAGCTTAAGGTGTCACACCCCTGCGGCGACTTTTTCCTTACCCCTGTCGACTCGGAAGCCGGCAATCCAATTGTGTTAATCTCAGCCGGCGTGGGCTTAACGCCACTGACGTCGATGCTGAACACCTTGATCTCCAAATCGCCAACAACGCGCAAACTGCACTTCATCCATGGCGCACGTTCGTCGGGCGCGCGTGCTTTCAAGGAGCACATCTCTGAGCTTACAACACCATTCCCCTCTATTCGAACAACATTCTTTACTAGTCACCCCTCCGAGGGAGAGAAGGAAGGCGTGGACTATGACCATGCCGGGCGGGTGGACTTGACCAAGGTGGATGATCAAGGCTTATTCCTCGATGATGCCAAGACAGATTATTATATTTGTGGACCCGGAAAGTTCATGATCGATGTCGAGTCGGGTCTCAAAGCCAGAGGCGTGGGAGCTGATCGCATCAAGATGGAATTGTTTGGAACCGGAGGTATTCCTCATTGA
- a CDS encoding Tripeptidyl-peptidase sed2 has product MIASLFNRRALTLALLSLFASSATADVFESLSAVPQGWRYSRTPSANQPLKLQIALAQGDVAGFEAAVIDMSTPDHPSYGNHFNTHEEMKRMLQPSAESVDSIRNWLESAGISKIEQDADWMTFYTTVKTANELLAANFQFYINGVKKIERLRTLKYSVPDALVSHINMIQPTTRFGQLRAQRAILHTEVKDNDEAFRSNAMSANPDCNSIITPQCLKDLYSIGDYEADPTNGNKVAFASYLEEYARYSDLALFEKNIAPFAKGQNFSVVQYNGGGNDQQSSSGSSEANLDLQYIVGVSSPVPVTEFSTGGRGELVPDLDQPNPNDNNNEPYLEFLQNVLKLHKKDLPQVISTSYGEDEQSVPEKYARAVCNLYSQLGSRGVSVIFSSGDSGVGAACQTNDGRNATHFPPQFPAACPWVTSVGATTHTAPERAVYFSSGGFSDLWDRPTWQEDAVSEYLENLGDRWSGLFNPKGRAFPDVAAQGENYAIYDKGSLISVDGTSCSAPAFAGVIALLNDARIKANRPPMGFLNPWLYSEGRSGLNDIVNGGSTGCDGHGRFSGPTNGGTSIPGASWNATKGWDPVSGLGSPNFAAMRKLANAE; this is encoded by the exons ATGATTGCATCATTATTCAACCGTAGGGCATTGACGCTCGCTTTATTGTCACTTTTTGCATCCTCTGCCACAGCCGATGTTTTTGAGAGTTTGTCTGCTGTTCCTCAGG GATGGAGATATTCTCGCACACCGAGTGCTAATCAGCCCTTGAAGCTACAGATTGCTCTGGCTCAGGGAGATGTTGCTGGGTTCGAGGCAGCTGTGATCGATATGTCAACCCCCGACCACCCCAGTTACGGGAACCACTTCAACACCCACGAGGAAATGAAGCGGATGCTGCAGCCTAGCGCGGAGTCCGTAGACTCGATCCGTAACTGGCTCGAAAGTGCCGGTATTTCCAAGATCGAACAGGACGCTGACTGGATGACCTTCTATACCACCGTGAAGACAGCGAATGAGCTGCTGGCAGCCAACTTCCAGTTCTACATCAATGGAGTCAAGAAAATAGAGCGTCTCCGCACACTCAAGTACTCTGTCCCGGACGCTTTGGTGTCCCACATTAACATGATCCAGCCAACCACCCGTTTCGGCCAGCTGCGCGCCCAGCGCGCCATTTTACACACCGAGGTCAAGGATAACGACGAGGCTTTCCGCTCAAATGCCATGTCCGCTAATCCGGACTGCAACAGCATCATCACTCCCCAGTGTCTCAAGGATTTGTACAGTATCGGTGACTATGAGGCCGACCCCACCAATGGGAACAAGGTCGCGTTTGCCAGCTACCTAGAGGAGTATGCCCGATACTCCGATCTCGCATTATTTGAGAAAAACATCGCCCCCTTTGCCAAGGGACAGAATTTCTCCGTTGTCCAGTATAACGGCGGTGGTAATGATCAACAATCGAGCAGTGGCAGTAGTGAGGCGAATCTTGACTTGCAGTACATCGTTGGAGTCAGCTCTCCTGTTCCCGTTACAGAGTTTAGCACTGGAGGTCGCGGTGAACTTGTTCCGGATCTCGACCAGCCGAATCCCAatgacaacaacaacgaGCCATACCTTGAATTCCTCCAGAACGTGCTCAAGTTGCACAAGAAGGACCTCCCCCAGGTGATTTCCACCTCTTATGGCGAGGACGAGCAG agcGTTCCAGAGAAGTACGCCCGCGCCGTTTGCAACCTGTACTCCCAACTCGGTAGCCGTGGTGTGTCCGTAATCTTTTCATCCGGCGACTCTGGCGTTGGCGCCGCGTGTCAGACGAACGACGGCCGGAACGCGACCCacttcccaccccagttcccgGCCGCCTGCCCCTGGGTGACATCAGTCGGTGCGACAACCCACACTGCGCCCGAACGAGCCGTTTACTTCTCATCTGGCGGTTTCTCCGATCTCTGGGATCGCCCTACGTGGCAAGAAGATGCTGTGAGTGAGTACCTCGAGAACCTGGGCGACCGCTGGTCTGGCCTCTTCAACCCTAAGGGCCGTGCCTTCCCCGACGTCGCAGCCCAGGGTGAAAACTACGCCATCTACGATAAGGGTTCTTTGATCAGCGTCGATGGCACCTCTTGCTCGGCACCTGCGTTTGCCGGAGTCATCGCCCTCCTCAACGACGCCCGCATCAAGGCCAATAGACCACCCATGGGCTTCCTCAACCCTTGGCTGTACTCTGAAGGCCGCAGCGGCCTAAACGACATTGTCAACGGCGGTAGCACTGGCTGCGACGGTCATGGCCGCTTCTCCGGCCCCACTAACGGTGGTACGTCGATTCCAGGTGCCAGCTGGAACGCTACTAAGGGCTGGGACCCTGTCTCCGGTCTTGGATCGCCCAACTTTGCTGCCATGCGCAAACTCGCCAACGCTGAGTAG
- a CDS encoding Amino acid/polyamine transporter I: MDSQPANTEAVAPVATHARADAGDVQLLARMGYKQELRRHYSTPQVFAIAFSIMGLVPSIASTLSFSLPAGPVGMVWGWFTASIFIVLVGLAMLLSRLPCRQLEGCIGGHIILPDQSGRTH; encoded by the exons ATGGACTCGCAACCTGCCAACACCGAGGCAGTCGCACCGGTCGCGACTCACGCGAGAGCAGATGCCGGGGATGTGCAGCTACTGG CACGGATGGGCTACAAGCAGGAACTTCGTCGACACTATTCCACCCCGCAGGTTTTCGCTATCGCATTTAGCATCATGGGCCTGGTGCCCTCTATCGCGTCGACACTCTCGTTCTCTCTCCCCGCGGGTCCGGTTGGCATGGTCTGG GGATGGTTCACGGCGAGCATATTCATCGTGTTGGTCGGGTTGGCAAT GCTGCTCTCGCGTCTGCCATGCCGACAGCTGGAGGGCTGTATTGGTGGACACATTATTTTGCCGGACCAAAGTGGAAGAACCCATTGA